A section of the Chryseobacterium scophthalmum genome encodes:
- a CDS encoding FkbM family methyltransferase, translated as MSLYQQLAEKLQYISPSFYKQRYFKSLKNLTKENFPGRNVEPELVWIKEYLQNDAVIFDIGANVGTFLYQFENKLNHKNIYAFEPNKKLNIRLRRLFPTMHISSVALSDENTTAQFKVPIIKGKMVASRGTLNTSYKEKDEENSYTETVEVVKLDDWAKSKNIKKIDFIKIDVEGNEMKTLFGGKDTIQKFKPTLMVEMEQRHHDQPIWNEISEVENWGFEAHYLNRKTFTLEKLTEEILLKNISDEKNKTDYINNIIFFPKNV; from the coding sequence ATGTCTTTATACCAGCAACTCGCAGAAAAACTACAGTACATCAGTCCAAGTTTTTATAAACAGAGATATTTTAAAAGTTTAAAAAATCTCACCAAAGAAAATTTTCCGGGTCGTAACGTAGAGCCAGAGCTAGTTTGGATCAAAGAATATTTACAAAACGATGCGGTAATTTTTGATATTGGAGCCAATGTAGGAACTTTTCTTTATCAGTTTGAAAACAAGCTGAATCACAAGAACATTTATGCTTTTGAGCCCAATAAAAAACTAAACATCAGACTGAGAAGACTTTTTCCGACGATGCACATTTCTTCTGTGGCACTTTCTGACGAAAATACAACTGCACAATTTAAAGTTCCGATTATTAAAGGAAAAATGGTTGCCTCAAGAGGTACCTTAAATACTTCTTACAAAGAAAAAGACGAAGAAAACTCTTATACTGAAACTGTAGAAGTTGTAAAACTGGATGATTGGGCGAAATCTAAAAACATCAAAAAAATAGATTTCATCAAAATCGATGTGGAAGGAAACGAAATGAAAACTCTTTTTGGCGGAAAAGATACCATACAAAAATTCAAACCCACATTAATGGTTGAAATGGAACAAAGACACCACGATCAACCCATTTGGAACGAGATTTCCGAAGTTGAAAACTGGGGTTTTGAAGCGCATTATCTAAACCGAAAAACATTTACCCTCGAAAAACTGACTGAAGAAATTTTATTAAAAAACATCAGCGACGAAAAAAATAAAACCGACTACATCAACAATATCATTTTCTTTCCCAAAAACGTTTAA
- a CDS encoding DUF2461 domain-containing protein, whose product MASQISSKVFDFLKLIDKNNNREWFNDNKNLFLEAQSDFQDFTEELISEMGKFDETILKLDAKKSLLRIYRDTRFSKDKTPYKNYFGASLGMGKINTKAGFYLHVQPGKSFLGSGIYLPDSPVLKEIRKEISLFKDDFLKAIDDKDFKKHYGELDQEHKLKNVPQGFEKEDPMGEYLKLKSFIGVHNMTNKDLMEKNTVKNISKIFEAAKPLNDFLDTSISNLKN is encoded by the coding sequence ATGGCATCTCAGATTTCATCTAAAGTATTTGATTTTTTAAAACTTATTGATAAAAATAACAACAGAGAATGGTTTAATGATAATAAAAATCTTTTTCTTGAAGCACAATCAGATTTTCAGGATTTCACTGAAGAGTTGATTAGCGAAATGGGAAAGTTTGATGAAACTATTTTAAAACTCGATGCCAAAAAATCTTTGCTCAGAATTTACCGAGACACCAGATTTTCAAAAGATAAAACACCTTACAAAAACTATTTCGGAGCCTCACTTGGAATGGGAAAAATAAATACAAAAGCAGGATTCTATCTTCATGTACAACCCGGAAAATCTTTTTTAGGAAGCGGAATTTATTTACCAGACTCACCTGTTTTAAAAGAAATCAGAAAAGAAATTTCTCTTTTTAAAGATGATTTTCTAAAGGCAATAGATGATAAAGATTTCAAAAAACATTACGGCGAACTCGATCAGGAACACAAACTAAAAAATGTTCCGCAAGGCTTTGAAAAAGAAGATCCGATGGGAGAATATTTAAAACTAAAAAGTTTCATTGGCGTACACAATATGACCAATAAAGATTTGATGGAAAAAAATACAGTAAAAAACATTTCAAAAATATTTGAAGCAGCAAAACCTTTGAATGATTTTCTAGATACCTCAATTTCAAATCTTAAAAATTAA